In the Telopea speciosissima isolate NSW1024214 ecotype Mountain lineage chromosome 2, Tspe_v1, whole genome shotgun sequence genome, one interval contains:
- the LOC122653039 gene encoding uncharacterized protein LOC122653039 isoform X2: MATSGRDARRRKIVDRGSDRLALISGRIQNLSSSSTTQPHHSSTLSTPELFFDYQKLQSHRPTQSSVSFHGKEDASGTDSTKYEIRNEFASNAATGTMSRMEPHLKKCETSIDYLRTAPLDISGKPPASITLSSSKAQKLSTSMVDAEPRSEPQQHHSRIFTANRISSSISASERTRLLCSIGIAIIVVLSHLRFPLLGSSFVRSTIAAGPVYLILLTDVTLVIARLLFEEKGHSRKAKEEATPEPSEDGCDWAEGLGKALEMGLILHKVIGAAFLDCSVYLVIIICGLSLV, translated from the exons ATGGCAACGAGTGGCAGGGACGCTCGACGAAGAAAAATTGTGGATAGGGGATCTGATCGCCTCGCTCTCATCTCTGGTCGAATCCAAaatttatcatcatcatcaacaacacaACCACATCATTCCAGCACATTATCAACACCGGAATTGTTTTTCGATTATCAGAAACTGCAATCCCATCGTCCAACTCAAAGCAGTG TCTCTTTTCATGGTAAAGAAGA TGCCTCTGGCACTGACTCAACAAAATATGAGATCAGAAATGAATTTGCTAGCAATGCTGCCACTGGCACAATGAGCAGAATGGAGCCTCACCTCAAGAAATGTGAGACAAGCATTGACTACCTAAGAACTGCTCCTCTAGACATCAGCGGCAAACCACCAGCATCTATTACCTTGTCGTCATCAAAGGCTCAGAAATTGTCCACTTCGATGGTTGATGCTGAACCACGTAGTGAACCCCAGCAACATCACTCCAGAATTTTCACTGCCAATCGAATTAGCTCCTCCATCTCTGCTTCTGAAAGAACCCGTCTTCTTTGTTCCATCGGCATAGCCATTATTGTTGTTCTATCACATCTCAGGTTTCCTTTACTTGGCAGTAGCTTTGTAAGGAGCACCATAGCAGCTGGGCCAGTTTATCTCATCTTATTGACCGATGTTACTCTTGTTATTGCACGGCTGCTATTTGAAGAAAAAGGACATTCTCGCAAAGCTAAAGAAGAAGCGACACCGGAACCTTCTGAAGATGGGTGTGATTGGGCAGAGGGGCTAGGTAAGGCCTTAGAGATGGGGTTGATTTTGCACAAGGTGATTGGTGCTGCATTTTTGGATTGCAGTGTTTATTTGGTAATTATTATCTGTGGTCTTTCTCTGGTATAA
- the LOC122653039 gene encoding uncharacterized protein LOC122653039 isoform X1 — MATSGRDARRRKIVDRGSDRLALISGRIQNLSSSSTTQPHHSSTLSTPELFFDYQKLQSHRPTQSSVSFHGKEDASDSDSPKYEIRNESASNAASGTDSTKYEIRNEFASNAATGTMSRMEPHLKKCETSIDYLRTAPLDISGKPPASITLSSSKAQKLSTSMVDAEPRSEPQQHHSRIFTANRISSSISASERTRLLCSIGIAIIVVLSHLRFPLLGSSFVRSTIAAGPVYLILLTDVTLVIARLLFEEKGHSRKAKEEATPEPSEDGCDWAEGLGKALEMGLILHKVIGAAFLDCSVYLVIIICGLSLV; from the exons ATGGCAACGAGTGGCAGGGACGCTCGACGAAGAAAAATTGTGGATAGGGGATCTGATCGCCTCGCTCTCATCTCTGGTCGAATCCAAaatttatcatcatcatcaacaacacaACCACATCATTCCAGCACATTATCAACACCGGAATTGTTTTTCGATTATCAGAAACTGCAATCCCATCGTCCAACTCAAAGCAGTG TCTCTTTTCATGGTAAAGAAGATGCCTCTGACAGTGACTCACCAAAATATGAGATCAGAAATGAATCTGCTAGCAATGCTGCCTCTGGCACTGACTCAACAAAATATGAGATCAGAAATGAATTTGCTAGCAATGCTGCCACTGGCACAATGAGCAGAATGGAGCCTCACCTCAAGAAATGTGAGACAAGCATTGACTACCTAAGAACTGCTCCTCTAGACATCAGCGGCAAACCACCAGCATCTATTACCTTGTCGTCATCAAAGGCTCAGAAATTGTCCACTTCGATGGTTGATGCTGAACCACGTAGTGAACCCCAGCAACATCACTCCAGAATTTTCACTGCCAATCGAATTAGCTCCTCCATCTCTGCTTCTGAAAGAACCCGTCTTCTTTGTTCCATCGGCATAGCCATTATTGTTGTTCTATCACATCTCAGGTTTCCTTTACTTGGCAGTAGCTTTGTAAGGAGCACCATAGCAGCTGGGCCAGTTTATCTCATCTTATTGACCGATGTTACTCTTGTTATTGCACGGCTGCTATTTGAAGAAAAAGGACATTCTCGCAAAGCTAAAGAAGAAGCGACACCGGAACCTTCTGAAGATGGGTGTGATTGGGCAGAGGGGCTAGGTAAGGCCTTAGAGATGGGGTTGATTTTGCACAAGGTGATTGGTGCTGCATTTTTGGATTGCAGTGTTTATTTGGTAATTATTATCTGTGGTCTTTCTCTGGTATAA
- the LOC122653037 gene encoding aldehyde dehydrogenase family 2 member C4: MAAKEISNGSSENHLKIPKIKFTKLFINGDFVDAVSGKTFETIDPRTGEVTTKIAEGDREDVDLAVKAAREAFDHGKWPRMPGCERGKIMMKYADLIEENAEELAALDTIDAGKLYSLGKVADIPTTANTFRYYAGAADKIHGETLKMSRELQGYTLREPIGVVGHITPWNFPSVMFAMKVAPALAAGCTMVVKPAEQTPLSTLFYAYLSKLAGIPDGVLNVVTGFGPTAGAAITSHMDIDKVSFTGSTEVGRLVMQAAATSNLKPVSLELGGKSPLIIFNDADLDMAVNLAFMGILYNKGEICVAGSRVYVQEGIYDEFVKKAAEKAKTWVVGDPFDPRSQQGPQADKQQFKKILSYIEHGKTEGATLLTGGKAWGEKGYYIEPTIFTDVKEDMKIARDEIFGPVMSLMKFKTMDEAIQRANSTRYGLAAGIVTKDLNVANTVSRSIRAGIIWINCYLAFDKDCPYGGYKMSGFGRDSGLHSLEKYLQIKSVVTPIYNSPWL; encoded by the exons ATGGCGGCGAAGGAGATCAGCAACGGTAGCTCAGAGAATCATCTCAAGATCCCTAAAATCAAGTTCACGAAGCTCTTCATCAACGGTGACTTCGTCGACGCCGTCTCag GAAAAACTTTTGAAACGATAGATCCACGAACTGGAGAAGTGACAACGAAGATAGCAGAAGGAGATAGAGAAGATGTTGACTTGGCTGTCAAGGCCGCTAGAGAAGCTTTCGATCATGGAAAATGGCCTCGCATGCCCGGCTGT GAGAGGGGAAAGATAATGATGAAATATGCTGATCTAATAGAGGAAAATGCAGAAGAATTGGCTGCCTTGGATACCATAGATGCAGGGAAATTGTATAGTTTGGGGAAAGTGGCGGACATTCCTACTACAGCAAACACTTTCCGTTACTATGCGGGTGCTGCAGACAAAATCCATGGAGAGACATTGAAGATGTCGAGGGAGCTTCAGGGCTATACTTTGCGTGAGCCCATTGGTGTCGTTGGTCACATTACTCCATGGAACTTCCCTTCTGTAATGTTCGCCATGAAGGTTGCCCCTGCCTTAGCCGCTGGCTGTACCATGGTTGTCAAGCCTGCCGAGCAGACTCCACTCTCAACTCTCTTCTATGCATATCTTTCTAAGCTG GCTGGAATTCCCGATGGTGTGCTCAATGTTGTTACAGGGTTTGGTCCCACAGCTGGAGCTGCCATTACCTCTCACATGGACATTGACAAA GTTAGTTTTACGGGATCCACAGAGGTTGGGCGCTTAGTTATGCAGGCTGCGGCAACAAGCAATTTGAAACCTGTATCACTTGAATTGGGTGGAAAATCCCCTCTTATAATTTTCAATGATGCAGACTTGGACATGGCTGTTAATCTTGCTTTCATGGGCATCTTATATAACAAG GGAGAAATCTGTGTAGCGGGATCTCGAGTTTATGTCCAAGAAGGAATTTATGATGAATTTGTGAAGAAGGCAGCAGAAAAGGCAAAAACTTGGGTAGTTGGTGACCCATTTGATCCTCGTTCTCAACAAGGTCCTCAG GCTGATAAACAGCAGTTCAAGAAAATCCTTTCATACATCGAACATGGCAAGACAGAGGGAGCTACCTTGTTAACCGGAGGAAAAGCGTGGGGGGAGAAGGGATACTATATTGAGCCCACAATTTTCACAGATGTGAAG GAAGATATGAAAATAGCAAGAGATGAGATATTTGGACCTGTAATGTCTCTCATGAAGTTCAA GACAATGGATGAGGCAATTCAGAGAGCCAACAGCACTAGGTATGGCCTAGCAGCTGGAATAGTGACCAAAGACTTGAACGTTGCTAACACAGTCTCAAGATCAATTCGTGCCGGCATTATTTGGATCAATTGCTACTTAGCTTTTGATAAAGACTGTCCTTATGGTGGCTATAAGATGAGTGGGTTTGGGAGGGATAGTGGATTACATTCCCTTGAGAAGTATCTGCAAATCAAGTCCGTAGTAACTCCTATTTACAATTCTCCATGGCTCTAA